The Larus michahellis chromosome 2, bLarMic1.1, whole genome shotgun sequence genome window below encodes:
- the CX3CR1 gene encoding CX3C chemokine receptor 1, giving the protein MTEAFTGTTAEYSYDEHAFSCNKTDIQEFGKIFLPIFYIAVFALGLTGNVMVIVAIVKEGSKKSITDIYLLNLAISDFLFVISLPFWASNTVRGWTLGTIACTAVSSLYYIGFFGGMFFITVISIDRYLAIVRATYSLKSRTVKHGLLITCGVWAIAVLVSVPHFVFSKLVENDCIPVFPQELENIWPVFCNVELNTIGFLIPVCIICYCYCGMVKTLLSCKNQKKTRAVKLILVVVVVFFLFWSPYNVLIFLETLKHYELFTNCDQIKSLDYAMHLTETIAFSHCCLNPLIYAFAGEKFRKYLYRVCLKYCPCLCFCGPCSRYQVTYSASYAESVVVSNITLNTSDQDGSVFV; this is encoded by the coding sequence ATGACAGAAGCATTCACAGGAACGACAGCTGAATACAGTTACGATGAACATGCTTTTTCCTGCAACAAGACTGACATCcaagaatttgggaaaatatttctaCCAATATTTTACATCGCCGTGTTTGCTCTTGGCCTCACAGGGAATGTAATGGTGATTGTTGCCATTGTGAAAGAAGGGAGTAAAAAAAGCATCACTGACATCTATCTCCTGAACTTGGCTATCTCGGACTTTCTCTTTGTGATCTCCCTCCCCTTCTGGGCTTCCAACACAGTGCGTGGATGGACTTTAGGGACCATTGCATGCACAGCTGTTTCCTCCCTGTATTACATTGGTTTCTTTGGGGGCATGTTCTTTATCACTGTTATCAGTATCGACAGATACTTGGCCATTGTCCGGGCAACATACTCTCTGAAATCCAGAACAGTGAAACATGGCTTGCTTATAACCTGCGGAGTATGGGCAATAGCGGTTTTGGTTTCAGTGCCACATTTTGTGTTCTCCAAGCTGGTAGAAAACGACTGCATTCCTGTGTTCccccaggagctggagaacaTCTGGCCGGTGTTCTGCAACGTGGAGCTGAACACCATTGGCTTTTTAATCCCAGTCTGTATCATATGCTATTGCTACTGTGGGATGGTCAAAACCCTTCTGTcctgcaaaaatcagaaaaaaacacgAGCCGTAAAACTGATCTTGGTTGTGGTGGtcgtgttttttctgttttggtccCCCTACAATGTACTGATTTTTCTAGAGACTTTAAAGCACTATGAGTTATTCACAAATTGCGACCAAATTAAATCACTGGACTACGCAATGCACCTGACCGAAACCATCGCGTTCAGTCACTGTTGTCTCAATCCTCTTATCTATGCCTTTGCTGGGGAAAAATTCAGGAAATACCTCTATCGTGTCTGCTTAAAGTACTGTCCATGCCTGTGTTTCTGTGGCCCCTGCAGCCGCTACCAGGTCACCTATTCAGCTAGCTATGCAGAAAGCGTCGTGGTCAGCAACATAACCCTGAACACCAGTGACCAGGATGGATCTGTCTTTGTCTAA